A genomic region of Chloracidobacterium sp. contains the following coding sequences:
- the rph gene encoding ribonuclease PH (RNase PH; tRNA nucleotidyltransferase; forms hexamers in Bacillus subtilis; phosphoroltic 3'-5' exoribonuclease; involved in maturation of tRNA precursors and removes terminal nucleotides near CCA acceptor arms of mature tRNAs), which produces GKFIELQGTAEREPFSREQMDAMLVLAEKGIHELFAIQRYALNA; this is translated from the coding sequence GGTAAATTCATCGAGCTGCAAGGAACGGCCGAACGCGAGCCTTTCTCACGCGAGCAGATGGACGCGATGCTGGTGTTGGCCGAGAAGGGAATTCATGAGCTGTTCGCGATACAGCGCTATGCGCTGAACGCATAG